The following coding sequences lie in one Candidatus Nitrospira allomarina genomic window:
- a CDS encoding multicopper oxidase domain-containing protein, whose translation MKNQHSGRIGLGIALVALTGSLFTFASQVEAKKVKVELTAVETEVIIDGKGTTYKAWTFNGQVPGPVVRVTEGDQVHFILKNHENNSRPHSMDFHAAETDFLANYRDVNPGESLEYVWEAKRPGVFAYHCGAFPMIQHIARGMFGAVIVDPKDASAMPKADREYVLVQSELFTKDPDDVAAMMDAKNDHVVFNGGIFKYDPVHAAKGGEFLTAKPGERVRFYFVNIGPNNFSSLHPIAEIWDDVWPSGNPANRMQGIQTQVIGAADGAILDVVVEQKGVYPIVTHSLKDALTGAIALLEVSDEAKDLALMPSVAPQATEKIAQNK comes from the coding sequence ATGAAGAATCAACATTCAGGGCGGATAGGGTTGGGAATTGCGCTAGTAGCACTGACCGGAAGTCTTTTCACATTTGCCTCACAAGTCGAGGCTAAAAAGGTGAAGGTGGAACTCACCGCCGTGGAAACGGAAGTCATTATTGACGGTAAAGGCACCACTTATAAAGCATGGACCTTTAATGGTCAGGTTCCTGGTCCCGTCGTCCGCGTGACCGAGGGTGACCAGGTGCATTTCATCCTTAAAAACCATGAAAACAATAGTCGCCCACATTCCATGGACTTTCATGCAGCGGAAACGGATTTTCTCGCGAATTATCGTGACGTCAACCCTGGAGAATCTCTGGAATATGTTTGGGAAGCGAAACGGCCTGGAGTCTTTGCCTATCACTGCGGCGCGTTCCCCATGATTCAACATATTGCCCGCGGCATGTTCGGGGCTGTCATTGTGGATCCCAAAGATGCCAGCGCGATGCCAAAGGCTGACCGGGAATATGTGTTGGTGCAATCGGAGTTATTCACCAAAGATCCTGATGACGTCGCGGCGATGATGGACGCGAAAAATGACCATGTTGTCTTCAACGGCGGGATATTTAAGTATGATCCCGTCCATGCAGCAAAGGGAGGAGAGTTCCTCACCGCCAAGCCGGGGGAGCGAGTACGGTTTTACTTCGTCAACATCGGGCCGAATAATTTTTCCTCACTTCATCCGATTGCAGAAATTTGGGACGATGTCTGGCCCAGCGGAAACCCCGCCAACCGCATGCAAGGGATCCAAACCCAGGTGATCGGCGCGGCGGATGGAGCGATTCTGGATGTCGTCGTGGAACAAAAAGGGGTCTATCCGATCGTAACCCACTCGCTGAAAGATGCGCTCACGGGAGCCATTGCTCTTCTTGAAGTAAGCGATGAAGCCAAGGATCTGGCTCTGATGCCTTCGGTGGCTCCCCAAGCCACGGAAAAAATTGCCCAAAATAAGTAA